A DNA window from Ancylothrix sp. D3o contains the following coding sequences:
- a CDS encoding dynamin-like GTPase family protein: MTTQLSPSCQNLETTVNSILQLLKQESALKGQNITSVQASLKKAISPKFEIVFAGAFSAGKSMLINALLGRELLYSAEGHATGTECYIEYSEPEKERVVLTFLSLAEIQEQAVALCQRLQINGLVKINEPEVIKLLREFGEKILQKEGGEAKSERAKQAKALMLLVEGLEANKERIHPTNNNTFSMEQFNFSNLKEAAGYARRGSNSAVLKRIEYYCNHPLLKDGNVLIDMPGIDAPVKKDAELTYRKIEDPETSAVVCVLKPASEGDMTTEETELLEKISQNPGIRDRVFYVFNRIDETWYNGQLRQRLDDLINTQFRDSNRVYKTSGLLGFWGSQIQRTNGIMDRYGLDTLFASSVKGLDGQEETPQFVYAFNQYCVSSGKLPSNFRISLHSYESSNDNYIRILSDWGSPLLEQLIKDSGIEEFRSAITRYLTQEKRPQLFEALANDLQPICVALSRHYLEQYRHLESQPQEVEGIKNQRLEHLNQELRKIGAGLHEHISQEINQVITNQCPVFDEDFRKLKVKMVSRTDELLNSFSVEEAYRRATLAHPRNSTAPLLAILVEAFYFLSNELEEVLATESEKTIGNWFVYLQEQIRRSEYYRELCRLMGSDAGVEKAFKDLEEKVQLTIRAAASTECDRYVRESSRFYDEGTFSIYQFRQVLQQTSQAYDCGSMVDAEPGIRQLMKMDFEPKVKQTIQSTFPQALYQTLKIHVLPLVKNLEDSILQQYDRARSHLEKTLEKEAVELLQQNEERLANVGGVIGVYNQAVGDFNGCLQSMSLDRFQLPVVVLKAE; this comes from the coding sequence ATGACTACACAACTCTCGCCATCCTGTCAAAATTTGGAAACTACGGTTAATTCTATTCTGCAATTGTTGAAACAAGAATCGGCTTTAAAAGGACAAAACATCACTTCGGTTCAAGCTTCGCTGAAAAAAGCAATTTCTCCGAAATTTGAGATTGTGTTTGCGGGTGCATTTAGTGCCGGTAAATCAATGCTGATTAACGCATTGTTGGGGCGAGAATTGCTTTATAGTGCAGAAGGGCACGCAACGGGAACAGAATGTTATATAGAGTATTCTGAACCGGAGAAAGAAAGAGTTGTTTTGACGTTTTTAAGTTTAGCCGAAATTCAAGAACAAGCAGTTGCTTTATGTCAGCGTTTGCAAATTAATGGACTTGTCAAAATTAATGAGCCTGAAGTGATTAAACTTTTGAGAGAGTTTGGCGAAAAAATTCTTCAAAAAGAAGGCGGCGAAGCGAAATCAGAACGAGCAAAACAAGCGAAAGCTTTAATGTTATTGGTGGAAGGGTTAGAGGCAAACAAAGAGAGAATTCATCCGACAAATAATAACACATTTTCGATGGAACAGTTTAACTTTTCCAACTTAAAAGAAGCGGCGGGGTATGCGCGGCGGGGAAGCAATAGCGCGGTGTTGAAACGAATTGAATATTATTGCAATCACCCGCTTTTAAAAGATGGAAATGTTTTGATTGATATGCCGGGAATTGATGCGCCGGTGAAAAAAGATGCTGAATTAACTTATCGGAAAATAGAAGATCCTGAAACATCAGCAGTCGTTTGTGTGCTCAAACCGGCATCCGAAGGCGACATGACAACCGAAGAAACAGAATTACTCGAAAAAATTAGCCAAAATCCCGGCATTCGAGATCGAGTTTTTTATGTGTTTAATCGCATTGATGAAACCTGGTATAATGGACAATTACGGCAGCGATTAGATGACTTAATTAACACCCAATTTCGGGATAGCAACCGAGTCTATAAAACCAGTGGTTTGTTGGGTTTTTGGGGCAGTCAAATTCAACGCACAAACGGCATTATGGATCGCTATGGTTTAGATACACTTTTTGCATCCAGTGTCAAGGGTTTGGATGGGCAAGAAGAAACCCCACAATTTGTTTATGCCTTTAATCAATATTGCGTAAGTTCTGGCAAACTACCGAGCAATTTTCGGATTTCACTTCATAGCTATGAAAGCTCCAATGACAATTATATCCGCATTTTGAGCGATTGGGGTTCTCCCTTGTTGGAGCAGTTAATTAAAGATAGTGGGATTGAGGAATTTCGCTCAGCAATTACCCGTTATTTGACTCAAGAAAAACGTCCGCAGTTGTTTGAAGCGCTGGCAAATGATTTACAACCAATTTGTGTAGCTTTGAGCCGCCATTATTTGGAACAATACCGCCATTTAGAAAGTCAACCGCAGGAAGTTGAGGGAATTAAAAATCAGCGGTTGGAACACTTAAATCAAGAATTGCGAAAAATTGGGGCCGGTTTACATGAGCATATCAGTCAAGAAATCAATCAGGTAATTACAAACCAATGTCCGGTTTTTGACGAAGATTTCCGCAAATTGAAAGTTAAAATGGTATCGCGGACAGATGAACTTTTAAATAGTTTTTCTGTCGAGGAAGCATACCGCCGCGCCACTCTTGCACATCCCCGAAATTCGACTGCGCCACTATTAGCAATTTTGGTAGAAGCATTTTATTTTCTGTCGAATGAATTAGAGGAAGTTTTGGCGACAGAATCGGAAAAAACGATTGGTAATTGGTTTGTTTATTTGCAGGAACAAATACGCCGATCTGAGTATTATCGGGAGTTGTGCCGGTTGATGGGAAGTGATGCAGGAGTTGAGAAAGCTTTTAAAGATTTAGAGGAAAAAGTACAGCTTACAATTCGTGCTGCTGCGAGCACAGAATGTGACCGATATGTGCGAGAAAGTTCCCGTTTTTATGATGAGGGTACATTTTCAATTTATCAGTTTCGTCAAGTGTTACAGCAAACCTCGCAGGCGTATGATTGTGGGAGTATGGTGGATGCAGAACCAGGAATCCGACAATTGATGAAAATGGATTTTGAACCAAAGGTAAAACAGACAATTCAAAGTACATTTCCGCAGGCACTTTATCAGACTTTGAAGATTCATGTTTTGCCGTTGGTTAAAAACTTGGAAGATTCAATTTTGCAACAGTATGATCGCGCTCGTTCGCATTTAGAAAAAACGCTGGAAAAAGAGGCTGTGGAGTTGTTGCAGCAAAATGAGGAACGTTTAGCAAATGTGGGAGGGGTGATCGGGGTTTATAATCAGGCAGTTGGCGATTTTAATGGCTGTTTGCAAAGTATGAGTTTAGATCGTTTTCAGTTGCCGGTGGTTGTTTTAAAAGCAGAGTAG
- a CDS encoding EVE domain-containing protein: MNYWLLKSEPDEYSYTDLVQETKAVWNGVNNALALKNMRSMMPGDLALFYHTGKQRQVVGIAEIMSEAYPDPALNDPKRVVVDVRAVRRVKKFVTLAEIKADKDFEGFDLIRLSRLSVVAVSEAHWQRILALAGVEDLGK, from the coding sequence ATGAATTATTGGTTGTTAAAAAGCGAACCTGATGAGTATTCTTATACAGATTTAGTTCAGGAAACTAAGGCAGTTTGGAATGGAGTTAATAATGCTTTAGCTCTCAAAAATATGCGTTCTATGATGCCTGGTGATTTAGCGTTATTTTACCATACCGGCAAACAAAGACAAGTTGTAGGAATTGCGGAAATAATGAGCGAAGCTTACCCCGATCCAGCCTTAAATGATCCTAAGCGTGTTGTGGTAGATGTGCGTGCTGTGCGGCGAGTAAAAAAATTTGTGACTTTGGCAGAAATTAAGGCTGATAAGGATTTTGAGGGTTTTGATTTAATTCGGTTATCGCGTCTTTCGGTGGTAGCGGTTTCTGAGGCACATTGGCAGCGAATTCTTGCGCTTGCTGGGGTTGAAGATTTGGGGAAATAA
- a CDS encoding HNH endonuclease: protein MNKTPRIPIPPEVRKYVYQRNNYQCQSCGKTHQETQLSIDHIIPLAKGGSNDVSNLQTLCLTCNQKKTHKIDPRFNRHFDI, encoded by the coding sequence ATGAACAAAACTCCCCGTATTCCCATCCCCCCAGAAGTCAGAAAATACGTCTATCAACGCAATAACTATCAATGCCAAAGTTGCGGCAAAACTCACCAAGAAACCCAACTCAGCATCGACCACATTATCCCCCTCGCCAAAGGCGGATCAAACGATGTCAGCAACCTGCAAACACTTTGCCTTACCTGTAACCAAAAGAAAACCCATAAAATAGACCCACGTTTTAACCGGCACTTCGATATTTAA
- a CDS encoding PD-(D/E)XK nuclease family protein: protein MAYQLSATKLQSYQQCPQAYYFRYERGIKPKSFGGADALGNALHNTLADIYWKWSYLEPKPPRSWIEKCWSQHTSKLKPAQVQEGEEILNFYYDFFIATETAMRKPLAVEGQIKANLAIANIEFALSGRYDRIDWLEDGLELIDYKSSKKVKEFLPEEVDLQLGLYYLALEKKYGKSLKCLSLLYLRTGDKITFDCGEYQKVLVEETISELALRLREDCVWEPAPGEHCSTCSYSRYCSAVQENPEPLPENAKKQRGLQLVLDL from the coding sequence ATGGCTTATCAATTATCTGCGACAAAATTGCAGTCCTATCAACAATGTCCGCAAGCTTATTATTTCCGCTATGAAAGGGGAATAAAGCCTAAGAGTTTTGGGGGTGCGGATGCTTTAGGCAATGCTTTGCATAACACTTTGGCTGATATTTATTGGAAATGGTCTTATTTAGAACCAAAACCGCCGAGAAGTTGGATAGAAAAGTGCTGGAGTCAGCACACTTCAAAGTTGAAACCGGCTCAAGTTCAAGAAGGTGAAGAAATTCTCAATTTTTATTATGATTTTTTTATTGCTACCGAAACAGCAATGCGAAAACCTCTGGCGGTGGAGGGGCAAATTAAAGCTAATTTGGCAATAGCAAATATTGAGTTTGCGCTGTCGGGACGTTATGATCGCATTGATTGGTTAGAGGATGGGTTAGAGTTGATTGATTATAAGTCTAGTAAGAAGGTTAAGGAGTTTTTGCCAGAGGAAGTTGATTTACAGTTAGGGTTATATTATTTGGCTTTGGAGAAAAAATATGGCAAAAGTTTGAAGTGTCTTAGTTTGCTTTATCTGCGAACAGGTGATAAAATTACTTTTGATTGTGGTGAGTATCAGAAGGTATTGGTAGAAGAAACAATTAGTGAACTTGCTTTGAGATTGCGCGAGGATTGTGTGTGGGAACCGGCACCGGGTGAGCATTGTTCAACTTGTTCTTATTCTCGGTATTGTTCGGCGGTGCAAGAAAATCCAGAACCTTTGCCAGAAAATGCTAAAAAGCAGCGGGGATTGCAATTAGTCTTAGATTTGTAG
- a CDS encoding KGK domain-containing protein: protein MAQEFRPVELNERDVLSLTGNLLQVSVFKSALKKALNRDLGEQFLYYLNYDRLISEFPEQASEHCFDKGMECEILRVGDNWKKGKIRFNVTVEFLTEEEEETPAPPENESPLDDIRRLMKE, encoded by the coding sequence ATGGCTCAGGAATTTAGGCCGGTGGAATTGAACGAGCGTGATGTATTATCCCTAACAGGCAACTTGTTGCAAGTTAGCGTATTTAAGTCAGCTTTAAAAAAAGCATTAAATAGAGATTTAGGCGAACAATTCTTATATTATCTCAACTATGATCGGCTAATATCTGAGTTTCCTGAACAAGCGTCCGAACATTGTTTTGATAAAGGCATGGAGTGTGAAATCCTAAGAGTAGGTGATAATTGGAAAAAGGGAAAAATAAGATTTAATGTAACAGTTGAATTTTTAACAGAGGAAGAGGAAGAAACACCGGCACCCCCTGAAAACGAATCACCCCTAGACGACATCCGCCGGCTAATGAAAGAATAA
- a CDS encoding KGK domain-containing protein, producing the protein MGEEFRPVELDDGDVICFVGGWGITSEQLVTSFQEVIKHNEKSNLQALVDEGLMIDDDNESYLLFTKGVNAEVLRIGSQAWQEGTIRIKYSIEFSPNEPENPEIEGTPAPPENESPLDDIRRLMKDEN; encoded by the coding sequence ATGGGTGAGGAATTTAGGCCGGTGGAATTAGACGATGGGGATGTAATATGTTTTGTTGGGGGTTGGGGAATAACAAGTGAACAACTTGTAACCTCCTTCCAAGAAGTGATTAAACATAATGAAAAAAGTAACCTCCAAGCCTTAGTTGATGAGGGGCTGATGATAGATGATGATAATGAATCTTATTTGTTGTTTACCAAAGGAGTCAATGCCGAGGTTTTAAGAATTGGATCTCAGGCATGGCAAGAAGGTACAATTAGAATTAAATACAGCATAGAATTTTCTCCCAACGAACCAGAAAATCCAGAAATTGAAGGAACACCGGCACCCCCCGAAAACGAATCACCCCTTGACGATATCCGCCGGCTAATGAAAGACGAAAATTAA
- a CDS encoding SRPBCC family protein, translating into MKNRFSFAGLFALSLMVSLTGSPVQAQLFDGPVDRLPVEERVALREGKTVVTGAEGKFVGKVLVEATSEAVWNVLTDYDNLYTFLPNVISSKLLETNGNRKIVEQVSKRKIVLVDVQSRIRTENTEIDKKQIDFRLIEGDLGKLQGSWKIEPVSDYPGGEITKILITQEVEVKPKEGTPEGIFYDIFQGAMGANLEAIRKEVLKRSTK; encoded by the coding sequence ATGAAAAATCGTTTCAGTTTTGCAGGTTTATTTGCGCTGAGTTTAATGGTAAGTTTAACAGGCTCTCCGGTACAGGCGCAACTTTTTGATGGGCCGGTGGATCGTTTGCCGGTGGAGGAAAGAGTTGCTTTACGAGAAGGCAAAACTGTTGTCACCGGCGCTGAGGGAAAATTTGTCGGAAAGGTGTTAGTTGAGGCGACTTCTGAGGCGGTTTGGAATGTTTTAACAGATTATGATAATCTGTACACTTTTTTGCCGAATGTGATTTCTTCTAAGTTGTTAGAAACCAATGGAAACCGCAAAATTGTTGAGCAAGTTAGTAAGCGGAAAATTGTTTTAGTGGATGTACAGTCTCGCATTCGTACAGAGAATACTGAGATTGATAAGAAGCAAATTGATTTTCGGTTAATTGAGGGAGATTTAGGTAAACTTCAAGGTTCATGGAAAATTGAGCCTGTTTCTGACTATCCTGGGGGTGAAATAACGAAAATTTTAATTACGCAAGAGGTGGAAGTTAAACCCAAAGAAGGCACGCCTGAAGGCATATTTTATGATATTTTTCAAGGGGCAATGGGGGCTAATTTAGAGGCAATTCGTAAGGAAGTTTTGAAGCGTTCAACTAAGTAA